One Pseudomonas sp. FP1742 genomic window carries:
- the gspF gene encoding type II secretion system inner membrane protein GspF, with translation MNRYRFEAADANGKIEAGHLEADSQSAAFGVLRSRGLTALLVQIESNTPAGGGSGLFSAKLSDNDLAWATRQLASLLGASLPLEAALSATVEQAERKHIAQTLSAVRADVRGGMRLAEALAARPRDFPEIYRALIAAGEESGDLAQVMERLADYIEERNNLRGKILTAFIYPGVVGLVSIAIVIFLLSYVVPQVVSAFSQARQDLPGLTLAMLNASDFIRGWGWLCFSVMAGGFWGWRLYLRNPAARLNWHSRILRLPLIGRFVLGLNTARFASTLAILGGAGVPLLRALEAARQTLSNDRLSLSVSDATAKVREGVNLAAALRVEKVFPPVLIHLIASGEKTGSLPPMLERAAQTLSRDIERRAMGMTALLEPLMIVVMGGVVLVIVMAVLLPIIEINQLVQ, from the coding sequence ATGAACCGCTACCGTTTTGAAGCCGCCGACGCCAACGGCAAAATCGAGGCCGGCCATCTGGAAGCCGACAGCCAGAGCGCGGCGTTCGGCGTATTGCGCAGCCGTGGGCTGACCGCGTTGTTGGTGCAGATCGAGAGCAACACACCTGCCGGCGGCGGCAGTGGCTTATTCAGCGCCAAGCTCTCGGACAACGACCTGGCCTGGGCCACTCGGCAACTGGCGAGCCTGCTGGGCGCGAGCCTGCCGCTGGAGGCGGCGTTGAGCGCGACGGTGGAGCAAGCCGAACGCAAGCACATCGCCCAGACCTTGAGCGCGGTGCGCGCCGATGTGCGTGGCGGCATGCGCCTGGCCGAAGCGTTGGCGGCGCGGCCACGGGATTTTCCAGAGATCTATCGGGCGTTGATCGCGGCGGGCGAGGAGTCTGGTGACCTGGCCCAGGTCATGGAGCGGCTGGCCGATTACATCGAAGAGCGCAACAACCTGCGGGGCAAGATCCTCACCGCGTTTATCTATCCAGGTGTGGTGGGGCTGGTGTCGATTGCCATCGTGATCTTTCTGCTCAGCTACGTGGTGCCGCAGGTGGTCAGCGCGTTTTCCCAGGCGCGCCAGGACCTGCCGGGGCTGACCCTGGCGATGCTCAACGCCAGTGACTTCATTCGTGGCTGGGGCTGGTTGTGTTTCAGCGTGATGGCGGGCGGTTTCTGGGGCTGGCGCCTGTATTTGCGCAATCCGGCGGCGCGTTTGAACTGGCACAGTCGGATCCTGCGTTTGCCGTTGATCGGCCGGTTCGTGCTGGGGCTGAACACCGCGCGATTTGCCTCGACCCTGGCGATTCTCGGCGGCGCCGGAGTGCCGTTGTTGCGGGCGCTGGAAGCGGCGCGCCAGACCTTGTCCAACGACCGCTTGAGCCTGAGCGTCAGCGACGCCACGGCCAAGGTTCGCGAGGGGGTTAACCTGGCCGCCGCGCTGCGGGTCGAGAAAGTCTTCCCGCCGGTGCTGATCCACCTGATCGCCAGTGGCGAGAAAACCGGCTCCCTGCCGCCGATGCTCGAACGCGCCGCGCAAACCCTGTCCCGGGATATCGAACGCCGGGCCATGGGCATGACCGCGTTGCTAGAGCCATTGATGATCGTGGTCATGGGCGGGGTGGTGCTGGTGATCGTCATGGCGGTGCTCCTGCCGATCATCGAGATCAACCAGTTGGTGCAGTGA
- a CDS encoding DUF6124 family protein yields the protein MFKPTPNPPAPDDVSPYESLDSKKLHEAADRALDHYLKPPIPKDTARKPSTIYHVGEKVDNETLLVNACESLASASMMLSEFAGLMDMPHRNVMLGIQSVVMLGELAVNRVLDNLDPQG from the coding sequence ATGTTCAAACCAACACCCAATCCACCGGCACCCGACGACGTTTCCCCCTACGAATCCCTCGATTCCAAAAAACTCCACGAAGCCGCCGACCGCGCCCTCGACCACTACCTAAAGCCACCCATCCCCAAAGACACCGCGCGCAAACCCAGCACCATTTACCATGTCGGTGAAAAGGTCGATAACGAAACCCTGCTGGTCAACGCCTGCGAATCCCTGGCGTCAGCGAGCATGATGCTCAGCGAGTTCGCCGGGCTGATGGACATGCCGCATCGCAACGTGATGTTGGGGATTCAATCGGTGGTCATGCTCGGTGAACTGGCGGTGAACCGGGTGCTGGATAACCTCGATCCGCAAGGCTGA
- a CDS encoding substrate-binding domain-containing protein: protein MFKRNVLAVSLTLAALCSAQAAMADINGGGATLPQPLYQTTGVLTTGFAAYIGVGSGNGKAAFLNNDYTKFVAGTTGKNVHWAGSDSKLSATELSNYVSAHGAAWGPLIQVPSVATSVAIPFNKTGTANVDLSVNQLCGVFSGRLTDWSQITGSGRTGAITVVYRGESSGTSELFTRFLNAKCAETGTFAITTNFASSYSGGLPANAVSAVGSQAVMTALNAGDGRITYMSPDYAAPTLAGLDDATKVAKVAGVSPAPANVSAAIAAVAVPAAANRANPNAWVPVFAATTSPTDPSVVAYPTTGYPILGFTNVIFSQCYADGTQSTQVRDFFTRHYGANAASNNDAAITANRFVPLPLAWKTAIRNTFLTATSAQSIGNTNVCNTIGRPL, encoded by the coding sequence ATGTTTAAGCGCAACGTTCTCGCGGTATCCCTGACCCTCGCTGCCCTGTGCTCGGCACAGGCTGCAATGGCTGACATCAACGGTGGTGGCGCGACCCTGCCACAACCGCTGTACCAGACCACTGGCGTACTGACCACCGGCTTCGCCGCCTACATCGGTGTTGGTAGCGGCAACGGCAAGGCTGCCTTCCTGAACAACGACTACACCAAGTTCGTGGCCGGCACCACCGGCAAGAACGTGCATTGGGCCGGTAGCGATTCCAAACTCAGCGCTACCGAATTGAGCAACTACGTGTCGGCCCATGGCGCTGCCTGGGGTCCATTGATCCAGGTGCCTTCGGTGGCCACTTCGGTTGCCATTCCGTTCAACAAAACCGGCACGGCCAACGTTGATCTGAGCGTCAACCAACTGTGCGGCGTGTTCTCCGGCCGTCTGACCGACTGGAGCCAGATCACCGGTTCCGGCCGTACTGGCGCGATCACAGTGGTTTACCGTGGTGAAAGTAGCGGTACCAGCGAGTTGTTCACCCGCTTCCTGAACGCCAAATGCGCTGAGACCGGCACCTTCGCCATCACCACTAACTTCGCTTCCAGCTACAGCGGTGGCCTGCCGGCCAATGCCGTGTCTGCGGTTGGCAGCCAGGCTGTGATGACGGCCTTGAATGCTGGTGATGGTCGCATCACCTACATGAGCCCGGACTACGCCGCGCCAACCCTGGCTGGCCTGGACGACGCCACCAAAGTCGCCAAGGTTGCCGGTGTTTCGCCAGCACCTGCCAATGTGTCGGCAGCCATCGCCGCCGTCGCTGTGCCTGCCGCTGCCAACCGCGCCAACCCTAACGCCTGGGTACCAGTGTTCGCCGCCACCACCAGCCCGACCGATCCAAGTGTCGTGGCTTACCCAACCACCGGTTACCCGATCCTGGGCTTCACCAACGTGATCTTCAGCCAGTGCTATGCCGACGGTACCCAGAGCACGCAAGTGCGTGACTTCTTCACCCGTCACTACGGTGCCAACGCTGCCAGCAACAACGACGCCGCGATCACCGCCAACCGCTTTGTGCCACTGCCACTGGCCTGGAAGACTGCGATCCGCAACACCTTCCTGACCGCGACCAGCGCTCAAAGCATCGGCAACACCAACGTCTGCAACACCATCGGTCGTCCGCTGTAA